A region from the Mycolicibacterium litorale genome encodes:
- a CDS encoding pyridoxamine 5'-phosphate oxidase family protein: protein MGKNERAKVVMSDAEIAEFIDHSRTATLATVMPSGRPHLVAMWYAVLEGEIWFETKAKSQKAVNLRRDPTLTVMIEDGLTYNTLRGVSIDGRAEIVDSDPDQLLRVGISVWERYTGPYSDEMKPFVDQMMNNRIAVRVVPERVRSWDHRKLGMPEMPLSGSTAQYLGEQ from the coding sequence GTGGGTAAGAACGAGCGCGCCAAGGTCGTGATGTCCGACGCCGAGATCGCCGAATTCATCGACCACAGCCGGACCGCAACGCTGGCGACCGTAATGCCCAGCGGACGGCCGCACCTGGTCGCGATGTGGTACGCGGTGCTCGAGGGGGAGATCTGGTTCGAGACCAAGGCCAAATCGCAGAAGGCGGTCAACCTGCGGCGCGACCCGACGCTGACGGTGATGATCGAGGACGGGCTGACCTACAACACCCTGCGCGGCGTGTCCATCGACGGCCGGGCCGAGATCGTCGACTCGGATCCCGATCAGCTCCTGCGCGTGGGTATCAGCGTCTGGGAGCGCTACACCGGCCCGTACAGCGACGAGATGAAACCGTTCGTCGACCAGATGATGAACAACCGGATCGCGGTGCGGGTGGTGCCGGAGCGGGTGCGCAGCTGGGACCACCGCAAGCTCGGGATGCCCGAGATGCCGTTGAGCGGTAGCACCGCCCAGTACCTGGGGGAGCAGTGA
- a CDS encoding nitroreductase family deazaflavin-dependent oxidoreductase, producing the protein MTTPKRPKQLDSPLLPKIFKYAGKAHVWVYRRTGGRIGGKWRVGAGFRKPVPTMLLEHRGRKSGKVFVTPLLYLRDGADVVIVASQGGRPEHPQWYRNLVADPDVFIEIGSERRPVHAVVADAEQRARLWPKLVELYADFDTYQSWTDREIPVILLQPR; encoded by the coding sequence GTGACCACGCCGAAGCGGCCGAAGCAGCTGGACTCCCCGCTGCTTCCCAAGATCTTCAAGTACGCGGGTAAGGCGCACGTGTGGGTGTACCGCCGCACCGGCGGCCGGATCGGCGGAAAATGGCGGGTGGGCGCCGGATTCCGCAAACCGGTGCCGACGATGCTGCTGGAGCATCGCGGCCGCAAGTCCGGCAAGGTGTTCGTCACGCCGCTGCTGTATCTGCGCGACGGCGCCGACGTGGTGATCGTCGCATCCCAAGGCGGACGTCCGGAACATCCGCAGTGGTACCGCAACCTGGTGGCCGATCCGGACGTCTTCATCGAGATCGGGTCCGAGCGCCGCCCGGTGCACGCCGTCGTCGCCGACGCCGAGCAGCGAGCCCGGTTGTGGCCCAAGCTCGTCGAGCTCTACGCGGACTTCGACACCTACCAGAGCTGGACCGACCGCGAGATCCCGGTCATCCTCCTGCAGCCCCGCTGA
- a CDS encoding acyl-CoA thioesterase domain-containing protein → MTTTSSAAGFFVPDGDTFVPAPIARGPWGETVSGTYVGGLLGHVVERDTGADAEMHPARLTVDLLRPVAMAPVHTMSTVVRRGRRLCLVDAELLQAGTVVARASALLLRRGPQPPDDAWPGEVSMPPLPPDPAEIGDRTTVLWVFGGTDASTATTDLSAWQQCGPKAVWVQEITPLVAGVELTPFVRAAIAGDYASSLTNFGSTGLPFINADYTLSLSRLPDGPHLGLAALTHQSHDGISTGVGTVFDHRGPIGSATVTALANPGFSPALSGAAGG, encoded by the coding sequence GTGACCACGACATCGTCCGCGGCGGGGTTCTTCGTTCCTGACGGCGACACCTTCGTTCCGGCCCCCATCGCCCGCGGCCCGTGGGGTGAGACGGTGAGCGGAACGTATGTGGGCGGACTCCTCGGTCACGTCGTCGAGCGCGATACCGGGGCCGACGCCGAGATGCATCCGGCGCGCCTGACCGTCGACCTGCTGCGCCCGGTCGCCATGGCGCCGGTGCACACCATGTCCACCGTCGTGCGGCGCGGGCGGCGGCTGTGCCTCGTCGATGCCGAACTCCTCCAGGCCGGCACCGTCGTCGCCCGTGCGAGCGCGCTGCTGCTGCGTCGGGGACCGCAGCCACCCGACGATGCCTGGCCGGGTGAGGTGAGCATGCCGCCGCTGCCGCCAGATCCCGCCGAGATCGGGGACCGCACCACGGTGCTGTGGGTGTTCGGCGGAACCGACGCGTCGACTGCGACCACCGATCTCAGCGCCTGGCAGCAGTGCGGGCCGAAAGCGGTGTGGGTGCAGGAGATCACGCCGCTGGTCGCCGGCGTGGAGCTGACACCGTTCGTCCGGGCGGCGATCGCCGGCGACTACGCCAGTTCACTGACCAACTTCGGGTCCACCGGGCTGCCGTTCATCAACGCCGACTACACGTTGTCGCTGAGCCGGCTGCCCGACGGACCGCACCTCGGCCTGGCGGCGCTCACCCATCAGAGTCACGACGGCATCTCCACCGGGGTCGGCACGGTGTTCGACCATCGCGGTCCCATCGGCAGCGCCACGGTCACCGCGCTGGCCAACCCGGGGTTCTCGCCGGCGCTCAGCGGGGCTGCAGGAGGATGA
- a CDS encoding GNAT family N-acetyltransferase, whose amino-acid sequence MTTDKTGAPTTVSAEADRFTIGVEGQTVGFAEFIDRDGQRVFTHTEVDEQFEGRGLATILVGEALAQTRSAGKRIVPQCKLVANYVEKHDEYADIVDRVEG is encoded by the coding sequence GTGACCACCGACAAGACCGGCGCACCCACCACCGTCAGCGCCGAGGCGGACCGTTTCACCATCGGGGTGGAGGGGCAGACGGTCGGCTTCGCCGAGTTCATCGACCGCGACGGGCAGCGGGTGTTCACCCACACCGAGGTCGACGAGCAGTTCGAAGGGCGTGGCCTGGCAACCATCCTCGTCGGCGAAGCGTTGGCGCAGACGCGGTCTGCCGGCAAGCGGATCGTGCCACAGTGCAAACTCGTCGCCAACTACGTCGAGAAGCACGACGAGTACGCCGACATCGTGGACCGCGTCGAAGGCTGA
- a CDS encoding EVE domain-containing protein: MTNWINTVSRDHVERGVRGRFTQANHGKPHALRRMARGDWVIFYSPRISHPDGPPLKAFTAIGQVVDDEPYQAEMSPDIQPWRRNVDFLECVETPILPLIEHLHFVENKQHWGYRFRFGVFSVDDHDLELIRTAMTRPLESVGPPTVSGDSGGVPD, encoded by the coding sequence ATGACGAACTGGATCAACACGGTCAGCCGCGACCACGTCGAGCGTGGTGTCCGCGGCCGTTTCACGCAGGCGAACCACGGTAAGCCGCACGCCCTGCGCCGCATGGCGCGCGGCGACTGGGTCATCTTCTACTCACCGCGGATCAGTCATCCCGACGGCCCACCACTGAAGGCGTTCACCGCCATTGGTCAGGTGGTCGACGACGAGCCGTACCAGGCCGAGATGTCACCGGACATCCAACCGTGGCGGCGCAACGTCGACTTCCTCGAGTGCGTGGAGACACCGATCCTCCCGCTGATCGAGCACCTGCACTTCGTGGAGAACAAACAGCACTGGGGTTATCGGTTCCGGTTCGGGGTCTTCAGCGTCGACGACCACGACCTCGAGCTCATCCGCACCGCGATGACCCGCCCACTGGAATCCGTCGGGCCGCCGACGGTCAGCGGGGACTCAGGCGGGGTACCCGACTGA
- a CDS encoding DivIVA domain-containing protein: MSEPSGGLTADAVRNATFSKPPLGRRGYDPKSVRDFLALTARRLEGRGHLCADDVRAIRFPKPPIGRRGYHDGEVDAYMATVADAVAALDAG; this comes from the coding sequence ATGAGCGAGCCATCGGGCGGGTTGACCGCCGACGCCGTCCGCAACGCCACCTTCTCGAAGCCACCACTGGGCAGACGCGGGTACGACCCGAAATCGGTGCGGGACTTCCTGGCGCTGACGGCGCGCCGCCTCGAGGGCCGCGGCCACCTGTGCGCCGACGACGTGCGGGCGATCAGATTCCCCAAGCCGCCGATCGGCCGGCGCGGCTATCACGACGGCGAGGTCGACGCCTACATGGCGACGGTCGCCGACGCGGTCGCCGCGCTCGACGCGGGGTGA
- a CDS encoding WhiB family transcriptional regulator has translation MSNVTFLEIPVGACTRDPERWTTTADEEAKAICRGCPRRWMCARDAVELPRAEGLWAGIVIPESGRGRTFALKQLRSLAERNGYPIRAIRRVFPESA, from the coding sequence ATGAGCAACGTGACATTTCTGGAGATCCCGGTCGGCGCCTGCACCCGCGATCCCGAACGGTGGACCACGACGGCCGACGAAGAGGCCAAGGCCATCTGCCGCGGCTGCCCCCGGCGGTGGATGTGCGCACGCGACGCGGTGGAACTACCCCGCGCCGAGGGACTGTGGGCCGGCATCGTGATCCCGGAATCCGGTCGCGGCCGCACGTTCGCACTCAAGCAGCTTCGTTCGCTGGCCGAACGCAACGGCTACCCGATCCGCGCCATCCGCCGGGTGTTCCCCGAGTCCGCTTGA
- a CDS encoding transcriptional regulator, translating into MTNAESIDEATGVLDPGVARAGAAAAARRRELDISQRSLAADGIINAGALIAFEKGRSWPRERTRAKLEEVLQWPPGTIARLRRGEPADPGATTASIPVTVADNTPLIAETVATAVRTVGATADALPPIDHPDFTPRVTAILSNLRQLESVAARAARINKVTPALIKALSAARRRIDELTMLAATAPNATLGQRLYAARRRANLTIGETAQAAGVSDDEIAGAEAESPVTPAAAAAIEALIEELD; encoded by the coding sequence ATGACCAACGCGGAGTCGATCGACGAGGCGACCGGTGTCCTCGACCCCGGAGTGGCGCGCGCCGGCGCCGCGGCGGCCGCGCGGCGGCGGGAACTCGACATCAGCCAGCGCAGCCTGGCCGCCGACGGCATCATCAACGCCGGCGCTCTGATCGCTTTCGAGAAGGGTCGCAGCTGGCCGCGCGAGCGGACCCGGGCAAAGCTCGAAGAGGTCCTGCAGTGGCCGCCGGGCACGATCGCGCGGTTGCGCCGCGGCGAGCCGGCCGACCCGGGTGCCACCACGGCGTCGATCCCCGTCACCGTCGCCGACAACACCCCGCTGATCGCCGAGACGGTCGCGACCGCGGTACGCACCGTCGGCGCCACCGCAGACGCTCTCCCGCCGATCGACCATCCGGATTTCACGCCTCGGGTCACCGCGATCCTGTCGAATCTGCGTCAACTCGAATCCGTCGCGGCCCGCGCCGCGCGAATCAACAAGGTCACACCGGCTCTGATCAAGGCGCTCAGCGCCGCCCGCCGGCGGATCGACGAACTGACGATGCTCGCCGCCACCGCGCCGAACGCCACCCTGGGCCAACGGCTCTACGCCGCCAGGCGCCGGGCCAACCTGACCATCGGCGAAACCGCCCAGGCTGCCGGAGTCTCCGACGACGAGATCGCCGGAGCGGAGGCGGAATCGCCCGTCACGCCGGCGGCCGCAGCAGCGATCGAGGCGTTGATCGAGGAGTTGGATTGA
- a CDS encoding MPT63 family protein: protein MKITTVFAATVATAGAVIAAPIAGAESGAPAGPAINEIGQQADLVNGSVVQGWTVTDLKASTDTIPYPVRGTLWEATATDQALQGAATPIVSNFNARAKNGETYRALWQVATPQGVNPATLGQGQQTTGKLYFDVTGAQPDSVVYNDGGQDLLVWVQPAPKPAASSPRSSSAPSGSATSSAPQAAESTPPAAAEAVEPATPGAPAPASAELAPAPAGSSGTPLPAGSSGTPLPASTGTPLPAGSAGTPLPAGAQGTPLPEGSQGTPALAPAAPAPGAPVAPAPAPAPAPAPAPQPAGAGPAPIPVSTGDQAPVPHGGQVLPTPTPVP from the coding sequence TTGAAGATCACCACAGTTTTTGCAGCAACGGTCGCGACCGCGGGTGCGGTCATCGCCGCACCGATCGCCGGAGCCGAATCTGGGGCACCGGCGGGCCCCGCGATCAACGAGATCGGGCAGCAGGCCGACCTGGTCAACGGATCGGTCGTACAGGGCTGGACCGTCACCGACCTGAAGGCCAGCACCGACACCATCCCCTATCCGGTGCGTGGAACGCTGTGGGAGGCCACCGCCACCGATCAGGCGCTTCAGGGTGCCGCGACGCCGATCGTGTCGAACTTCAACGCCCGGGCGAAGAACGGTGAGACCTACCGCGCGCTGTGGCAGGTGGCCACGCCGCAGGGCGTCAACCCGGCCACCCTGGGGCAGGGGCAGCAGACCACCGGCAAGCTGTACTTCGACGTGACCGGCGCCCAGCCCGACAGCGTGGTCTACAACGACGGCGGCCAGGACCTTCTCGTGTGGGTGCAGCCGGCCCCGAAGCCCGCGGCATCCAGCCCGCGGTCGAGCTCGGCCCCGTCGGGCAGCGCCACCTCGTCGGCACCGCAGGCCGCCGAGTCGACCCCGCCTGCTGCGGCCGAGGCCGTCGAGCCGGCGACGCCGGGCGCCCCGGCTCCCGCCAGCGCGGAACTCGCACCGGCCCCGGCAGGAAGTTCGGGAACGCCGTTGCCCGCGGGTAGCTCCGGCACCCCGCTCCCCGCCAGCACGGGCACCCCGTTGCCTGCGGGCAGTGCGGGCACCCCGCTTCCGGCAGGTGCGCAGGGCACCCCGCTGCCTGAGGGCAGCCAGGGCACACCGGCGCTCGCACCGGCGGCTCCGGCTCCGGGCGCCCCGGTGGCCCCGGCCCCGGCCCCGGCCCCGGCTCCGGCTCCCGCGCCGCAGCCCGCCGGCGCCGGCCCCGCGCCGATCCCGGTGAGCACCGGCGATCAGGCACCGGTGCCGCACGGCGGCCAGGTGCTGCCGACCCCCACCCCGGTGCCCTGA
- a CDS encoding MinD/ParA family ATP-binding protein, with product MTDRDDALRRELGWTGPEDENFEPDTGPSGPRVPPPIPQRPVAEPAPAVPNVPPPVDAPTVIADPGRRASFRDTPQPRPEPLRQQPPGWNQPPPGWQVPPRDPRPPAGPPPGPPPMGPPPQQPWPQQGYGPGSYADRIRVDELVPPRRTPPARGWRRLVFKLSFGLINPGQSPDELRQIQLENQIRGVLRGHYKVGVMGKGGVGKTTVSASIGSVFAELRQDDRVVAIDADTAFGKLGSRVDPHAQGSYWELASDQHLESFADVRNRVGNNAAGLFVLAGEGSPARRRVLDPAIYREATSRLDRYFSISIVDCSSTMDSPVTQEVLRDLDALIVVSSPWVDGAAAAGQTLDWLAARGMTGLLQRTVVVLNDSDGHADKRTRSILAQQFAGHGQRVIEIPFDGHLRPGGVINGTREMSPAARRKFLELAAALAEHFPTTDDRSRERG from the coding sequence GTGACCGACCGCGACGACGCCCTGCGCAGAGAACTCGGCTGGACCGGCCCGGAGGACGAGAACTTCGAACCCGACACCGGACCGTCCGGACCACGCGTCCCCCCGCCGATCCCGCAGCGCCCGGTCGCCGAGCCGGCACCTGCGGTGCCGAATGTGCCTCCGCCCGTCGACGCGCCGACGGTGATCGCCGACCCGGGCCGGCGGGCCAGCTTCCGCGACACCCCCCAGCCTCGGCCGGAACCGCTCCGCCAGCAGCCACCCGGATGGAATCAGCCGCCCCCGGGCTGGCAGGTGCCGCCGCGCGACCCGCGGCCACCCGCGGGGCCGCCACCCGGTCCACCCCCGATGGGGCCGCCGCCGCAGCAGCCATGGCCCCAGCAGGGTTACGGGCCCGGTTCGTACGCCGACCGCATTCGGGTCGACGAACTCGTGCCGCCGCGGCGCACCCCGCCGGCGCGAGGGTGGCGCCGGCTGGTGTTCAAACTCAGTTTCGGCCTGATCAACCCCGGACAGTCGCCCGACGAACTCCGCCAGATCCAGCTCGAGAACCAGATCCGCGGCGTCCTGCGCGGGCACTACAAGGTCGGCGTCATGGGCAAGGGCGGCGTCGGCAAGACGACCGTTTCGGCCAGTATCGGTTCGGTGTTCGCCGAGCTCCGGCAGGACGATCGCGTGGTCGCGATCGACGCCGACACCGCCTTCGGCAAATTGGGTAGCCGGGTCGACCCGCACGCGCAGGGGTCGTACTGGGAGCTCGCCTCCGATCAGCACCTCGAGTCGTTCGCCGACGTTCGCAACCGCGTCGGCAACAATGCGGCGGGGCTGTTCGTGCTCGCCGGGGAGGGATCTCCGGCCCGTCGGCGCGTGCTCGACCCGGCGATCTACCGGGAGGCCACCTCCCGCCTCGACCGGTACTTCTCGATCTCCATCGTCGACTGCAGCTCCACGATGGACTCCCCCGTGACCCAGGAGGTGCTCCGCGACCTCGACGCGCTGATCGTCGTCTCCTCGCCGTGGGTGGACGGGGCGGCGGCCGCCGGCCAGACGCTGGACTGGCTGGCGGCGAGGGGGATGACCGGCTTGCTGCAGCGAACGGTGGTGGTGCTCAACGACTCTGACGGCCACGCCGACAAACGGACGCGGTCGATCCTGGCGCAGCAGTTTGCCGGCCACGGCCAGCGGGTGATCGAGATCCCGTTCGACGGGCATCTGCGGCCCGGCGGCGTGATCAACGGAACGCGGGAGATGTCGCCCGCCGCCCGCCGCAAGTTCCTCGAACTGGCGGCCGCGCTCGCCGAGCACTTCCCCACGACCGACGACCGTTCCCGGGAACGCGGCTGA
- a CDS encoding ESX secretion-associated protein EspG produces the protein MMASAPAASSGTHFDDVVAVEVTIDGMLVIADRMNVMDFPPSLGIRLNIPQPDLRKIVWEQVARDLTEQGVLNLYGDPHPEVAAMVDTLSRSDRVLEGRWWRRDAGGKMVRFVVCRKGERHVVAARDDEMLVLQRVAPQIGLANMVTTVLGSAAPADVEPLTGVASKLAQCRTPNELQAYGIPLPSARAYAEIISDPASWVELTATERHPGGTQTTADVAAGVLDSSHGRIVSIPRRVSGELYGSFLPGTQDNLQRALDGLIEFLPSKTWFDQSDADAFHGE, from the coding sequence ATGATGGCCAGCGCACCGGCCGCGTCCAGCGGCACGCATTTCGACGATGTCGTGGCCGTCGAGGTCACCATCGACGGCATGCTCGTGATCGCCGACCGGATGAACGTCATGGACTTTCCTCCGTCGCTCGGCATCCGGCTGAACATCCCGCAGCCGGACCTGCGCAAGATCGTCTGGGAACAGGTCGCGCGCGACCTCACCGAACAGGGCGTGCTGAACCTCTACGGCGATCCGCACCCCGAGGTGGCCGCGATGGTCGACACCTTGAGCCGGTCCGACCGGGTCCTCGAAGGGCGCTGGTGGCGGCGGGACGCCGGCGGCAAGATGGTGCGCTTCGTCGTGTGCCGCAAGGGTGAGCGCCACGTCGTCGCCGCCCGCGACGACGAGATGCTGGTGCTGCAGCGCGTCGCCCCGCAGATCGGGTTGGCCAACATGGTGACGACGGTGCTCGGCAGCGCCGCACCCGCCGACGTCGAACCGCTGACGGGCGTGGCGAGCAAGCTGGCGCAGTGCCGGACGCCGAACGAGTTGCAGGCCTACGGCATTCCGCTGCCGTCGGCCCGTGCCTACGCCGAGATCATCAGCGATCCGGCCAGCTGGGTCGAGCTGACCGCGACCGAACGCCATCCGGGTGGCACGCAGACCACCGCCGACGTCGCCGCCGGCGTGCTGGATTCGTCGCACGGTCGCATCGTGTCGATCCCGCGCCGGGTGAGCGGTGAGCTGTACGGCAGCTTCCTGCCCGGCACGCAAGACAACCTGCAGCGCGCGCTCGACGGGCTGATCGAGTTCCTGCCGTCCAAGACGTGGTTCGACCAGAGCGACGCCGACGCCTTCCACGGGGAGTGA
- a CDS encoding YbaB/EbfC family DNA-binding protein: MVGEFSAYESEDEVDNLSALAFYQPAVPDDESDLAALDAFVAYAAADDDTVEPEPLFTVTNPPGTVTVTTYLDGRVQRIELSPRAAHMSERELAEEVVVIAGLATQDARSAQYSSMLDGMREHGHDDPATRDFLQRDLGLPTPEEARARRAEVFATRYAGSHE; the protein is encoded by the coding sequence ATGGTTGGTGAGTTTTCGGCGTACGAGTCCGAGGACGAGGTCGACAACCTGTCGGCGTTGGCCTTCTACCAACCCGCCGTCCCCGACGACGAGTCCGACCTGGCCGCGCTCGACGCGTTCGTGGCCTACGCCGCCGCCGACGACGACACGGTCGAACCGGAGCCGCTGTTCACGGTGACGAACCCGCCGGGGACGGTCACCGTCACCACATACCTCGACGGCCGGGTCCAGCGCATCGAGCTGTCACCCCGGGCGGCGCACATGTCCGAACGTGAACTCGCTGAGGAGGTCGTGGTGATCGCGGGACTGGCCACGCAGGACGCCCGATCTGCGCAGTATTCGTCGATGCTCGACGGGATGCGCGAGCACGGCCACGACGACCCGGCGACCCGGGACTTCCTGCAGCGCGACCTCGGTCTGCCCACACCGGAAGAAGCCCGCGCACGACGCGCAGAGGTGTTCGCCACCAGGTATGCAGGTAGCCATGAGTGA
- the eccA gene encoding type VII secretion AAA-ATPase EccA — MSDHLASLFGSAVGMLPNAPARSYELFTDITNYDETACDAWVGRIRCGDMDRVTLFRAWYSRGNFGQLAGAAEISMNSLAARIPIGGLFGEITYPITSPLAITMGFAVHEAEEGNFADAMEALDNVPPGGAEHLIAWVKAVIYGAAERWTDVIDQVRGANSWPDKFLAAAAGVAHGVAAANLGLFTEAERRLTEMNTSPAGQACAQTIAWYLAMTYRSQGNEEGARALLEWLQATHPDPKVTAALRDPSYRLVTTTAEKIAARTDPWDPASAVADTSGREKLLAEAQAELDRQIGLSRVKEQIEAYRAATQMAKIRAARGMKVAQTSKHMIFAGPPGTGKTTIARVVANILAGLGVISEPKLVETSRKDFVAEYEGQSAVKTARTIDRAVGGVLFIDEAYTLVQERDGRADPFGTEALDTLLARMENDRDRLVVIIAGYSADIDRLLETNDGLRSRFATRIEFDSYSPDEIVEIAKVIAAANDSTINEDAAKLVLEAATLLDQRTLNGKPALDIAGNGRYARQLVEAGEQSRDMRLARSLDFESLGVEQLSEINGEDMASAIAAVHARLNISG, encoded by the coding sequence ATGAGTGATCATCTGGCCAGCTTGTTCGGCAGCGCGGTCGGCATGCTGCCCAACGCGCCCGCGCGTTCCTACGAGTTGTTCACCGACATCACCAACTACGACGAAACCGCCTGTGACGCCTGGGTGGGCCGGATCCGGTGCGGTGACATGGACCGCGTCACGCTGTTCCGGGCGTGGTACTCACGCGGCAATTTCGGCCAGCTGGCCGGCGCCGCCGAGATCTCGATGAACAGCCTGGCCGCGCGGATCCCGATCGGCGGACTGTTCGGGGAGATCACCTACCCGATCACCTCGCCGCTCGCCATCACGATGGGCTTCGCCGTCCACGAAGCCGAAGAAGGCAACTTCGCCGACGCGATGGAGGCGCTCGACAACGTCCCGCCCGGCGGGGCCGAGCACCTGATCGCCTGGGTGAAGGCCGTGATCTACGGGGCGGCGGAGCGCTGGACCGACGTGATCGACCAGGTCCGCGGCGCCAACAGTTGGCCGGACAAGTTCCTGGCCGCGGCGGCCGGGGTCGCGCACGGCGTGGCGGCCGCCAACCTCGGGCTGTTCACCGAAGCCGAACGGCGGCTGACGGAGATGAACACCTCACCGGCCGGTCAGGCGTGCGCGCAGACCATTGCCTGGTACCTGGCCATGACCTACCGCAGCCAGGGCAACGAAGAAGGCGCCCGCGCGCTGCTGGAATGGCTGCAGGCCACTCACCCGGACCCAAAAGTCACCGCGGCGCTGCGGGATCCGTCGTACCGGTTGGTGACCACCACCGCGGAGAAGATCGCGGCGCGCACCGATCCGTGGGATCCGGCCAGTGCGGTGGCCGACACCTCGGGGCGGGAGAAACTCCTGGCCGAGGCGCAGGCCGAACTCGACCGGCAGATCGGGCTGAGCCGGGTCAAGGAGCAGATCGAGGCCTACCGCGCCGCCACTCAGATGGCCAAGATCCGCGCGGCCCGCGGTATGAAGGTGGCTCAGACGTCCAAGCACATGATCTTCGCGGGACCGCCCGGCACCGGTAAGACGACGATCGCGCGGGTGGTGGCCAACATCCTTGCCGGACTAGGCGTGATCTCCGAACCGAAACTCGTCGAGACCTCCCGTAAGGACTTCGTCGCCGAGTACGAGGGCCAGTCCGCGGTGAAGACCGCCCGCACCATCGACCGGGCCGTCGGCGGGGTGCTGTTCATCGACGAGGCGTACACGCTGGTGCAGGAGCGCGACGGCCGCGCCGACCCGTTCGGTACCGAGGCGCTCGACACGCTGTTGGCGCGGATGGAGAACGACCGCGACCGCCTGGTGGTTATCATCGCCGGCTACAGCGCCGACATCGACCGCCTGCTGGAGACCAACGACGGTCTGCGCTCCCGTTTCGCCACCCGCATCGAATTCGACTCCTACTCTCCTGACGAGATCGTGGAGATCGCGAAAGTCATTGCCGCGGCGAATGACTCGACGATCAACGAGGATGCGGCCAAACTGGTGCTCGAGGCGGCGACACTGCTCGACCAGCGCACCCTCAACGGAAAGCCGGCGCTCGACATCGCGGGCAACGGCCGCTACGCCCGCCAGTTGGTCGAAGCCGGCGAGCAGAGCCGCGACATGCGACTGGCACGGTCGCTGGACTTCGAGAGCCTCGGGGTCGAGCAGTTGAGCGAAATCAACGGCGAGGACATGGCGTCGGCGATCGCCGCCGTGCATGCCCGCCTGAACATCAGCGGGTGA